The DNA region AGTGGACACTTCGATTTGAATGAATAACATTGTTATTTAATTACTTCtcttagaatttttatataaatttttttaaaataaattaacattttaaattagaatcgagtatattttttatgtataatttttttcctacttaatataattcttcctaaattcaacattattttttaaaaaaatctaatatatttttcataggATTTAAgtggaaaaataattaatttgatagaaaatatactaaattctaatttaatgtgctaaattaaaaaaaattatacttacttttaaatttttttataactaaaaaaaatatgagaagCAATTAAGTAATTAGTATCTATTATATTTGGTTAGAGATTAAAAAATTGAATATGATTTTTTTCTCACTTAATATAATGTGTTCTAAATAagataatttaatatatttttcattcaattaagtactatttaaagagaatctagtatatttttttatccttaatttgataaaaaaaatatatactagattttaatttaatatactaaatttaaaaagaattatatttttttagatttttatatctaaaaaaatataaagGACAATTAGGTAAATTGATAtctattattatatttgattaagaagtgaaaataaaaatttttgacAATAAAAATTGcatgcaaaattttatttatgatagTAGACTGTATGTTTATTGGAGTTAAAAAGAGAGAGATAGAATCTGCAAAAACAAATGAGTAAGTCGTTTGCAACACAAATACAAACTGATACAGAAGAATGAAGGCTGATCAAGGATGAAAAGCAATCTATGACTGGgaaaaaaacctagagaaattAGGAAGACATAAAGCAACAAGGAGAAAAACACAAGGAAAGAAATCATTTGTTTGTCGATGGCACAAATTCTCCTAGTGAAGTCAAGTACACGACACCTTACCACTGGATCATTAGGTCATGGTCTGTTCATACGTGAGCACAACCATGCTCGAGGGCATGACACACAATGGATCCTCCAATAGGTAACTGATTGTCGATCTGCTGAACGCACAAAGCAAATATAAGTAAGAAAAAATAGGAAGACAGCCTGAATCCAGCGCATTGAACATAGAACAAACCTGAAGGCAGAGCCACACATATAAGCATCTCAGCGAAGGAATTAGCAAAGACTGAGGAGTTTCGAATGACTATCAGAGCCATCTAAACCTAGGCACCCCTAGTTTCCCACGAGAAAGTGCAAGGAGTCCGATCACTAGCACAAGAAATTAGTCTGGGAAGGAAACAAGCCTTTCCCACACTGCTtgatataaaaggaaaagaaatacatAGAAATTGCCGGAGTTTTACAATATGCAGTTTTTCACTACTAAGAATCACTACAAATTGTTAAAGTTCATTTAGCTCCATTACATACAAGCATTCACAAACAACATTCTCATGGCTCCCAATTCATCTCTGATCACCTCATTGAAATCAATTTAAGAGAATTTATTTGGAAGACACTAAAGTCCTTCAACATAGCCCTCTTTAGGAGTGTGCTATTACTTGCAATCGATACAGAAATTACTGGAGCTTTTGACCAATGAACTGGGATGGGGAATGTACAGTCTCTGGCCTCTATCAAGCTAGTTAGGCTGGTTTTACTTAGAATATTGGGATATATATGTTGGACGAATAGCAGAAATTCCAATGAAAATTTTCTGAAAATCACTTTAATATGATTCAAGAACCTGAGCTTCAAGCCTTGAATCAATTGGGCACATGATCAAAAAAACATTTATGAATATAATTTGTAGTTGTTGCATCAAGCCATCAGCAAGGTACCTCAAAAGCAATATAAATCATTTCACCCATGTGGCAAAGGATTAGGACTTTGGATTTGATTCTCCAAATCTTGCCGCCTTATGTTGTTTCCATCTTCAGCTTCAGGAAGGTCTGTAGATCCATTCTGCTGCCTAATCTCATCTTGCCATTGTGTTGAGCGTGAATTTCTCCTAATTCTCCACCTTAGATACTCAACAAGCAAAGAGTTTGTACTGATTGCAATGCCAAAGCCAGTGAATGAGGAAAGTAAGATGGAAAGAACAGCGCTTATTGATAGCTGCAATAAAAACAAGGATATGAGCTATTTTCAGCTGAATCAAGAAATTATAGTACATATTGGGGTGGGAAATCTGAGGAAATCATCTTACCGCATTATAGAAAATATGCGCAAAGAGGATCACAATTGCAAACTGGAAGGATGCATAGGCCCAAACATAGCTCCTGCTTACTGTCAATAGAACAGTCAGATTCATGTTTCAACATAAAGCTTATCAAACTGGGCTAGAGACTAGAATATAAAAACAACAGCAATGACAATCCTCGATTCCCCTGTTATATTCAATTGCACAAAAAAAACTAATCGGGATACTGGATATATGAAAGCCATTACTAAACATAACAAGAAACAAAAGTAGAAAAATGTTTTACCCATTGTTGAAGCTATCATGGAAGAGAGGAGGCCCAGAACACAGGAAAAGGGTAATGATATGGCAAGAGCTCGGGGACCCAATTCAGTAACCTGTTAAATTAAAGTGTTTGTTGAAGTCACATGTAATCTGAATTCACCAAACTTAAATGGAACAAGTGTGCAAAAAATCATATGAAGAATATATTTTTTTGTCCTTTCAAGAGAGAAAGCAATGGGAAACTTTTGTTCTCGAGATGCCTTACTAAAAGTTGCTCCAGAAAGCAGAAATAAGCAAGCATGCTGACCATGACTAGAACAGGAACATCCTGCCATACCCTGTCAGGAAAATGCAGAAAAGATTAGCTATAGTCAAACTATACACACACATACAAATTGCCACAAGATTAAGCCGAAATCGGCTAAGCATAAATAACTATCTTCTATGAGTAATagaacttaaaggtaagttctataaaactgcagttagacttgctatgttatatggagctgaatgttgggctataactcgagcacatgagcagaagatgagagttgcagagatgaggatgttaaggcgGATGTGTGGACAtgcgaagatggacaaaataagaaatgagagcattagagagaaagtcagagttgcatctattgaggaaaaactccgagagacacgtttaagatgacacgtacttagacgaccaataaatgctccagttaggcgatgtgaaactatgataaacatgcatatcaaacgaggaagaggaggactaaaaaagacttggttagcaataataaaacaagataaaatttatttaaatataaatgatgatataataagagatagagctcaatgacataaaaggattcatacagccgaccccacctagtaggaaaaagcttggttgttgttgttgtttatgaGTAATAGAAATGCATATATTCAAGGAAAACATGCACCTCTAATCATGGTTTTTTTCCAATAGGCAGTTTGCAGCAAAAAATATGCTCAAAGCTTCATATGACTATATGAGAAACTTTGTTCATTGTTCCATTTCATAGAAATCTAGTAATAGTCTGTTCAAAACTTCATCCATTCTTAATTATTATTAGAGAGGTCTACATATAtgacaatttttttttgatattagGTAATATATGACAAATATTTGTGCCCTCTAGAGATcaccattttgaaaaatattgatttCAAGCACCAATCAATATCGATAGGTACAACTAAAATATATCATTCCAACCACTAACGGATATCAATACTATATCACTATGTAAACAAACAAGGGTAAATCTTATTGTGTCACCTGTGTCAACACAGTTTTGGTGAGTCGAGAAGATTTTATTTATGTAACTCCTTCAATTTTGTCTTTTGATCAAGGAGAGATGAAACACCATGAAAAGGGTTCGAAGTGAATGAGGGGAACCACCAATTAGATCACCACCAACAACAAAGAGGAATGATGCTAAAGTAAAACAATCGAGATGTATCCAACTATCCATATCCTTTGTTTATTCCATTTTAGTCTAAGTCCAACtcttactgatcaaccaacataTATTTATAAACGTGTAGAGAAATCAAATCCTAGGAGCATTATTTAATATGGTTCTTGGAAAATTGAGTTGATCTCATTAGGATGTTGTAAGAATCAAATGCTCTCATCTAAATGCAGGAACTATGGTATAATTATTTGTTGAGATGCTTGCTATATATTAGCAATTTgatccaaaattttaattaaattaactttctaATTTGAACAAGCTAAGTGCAAGAAAGTTTGTTACACTTTGAGTTGATTTGTTATATGATTAAACTTTTGAGTTGATTTGTCACACTTTGATTTAAGCTAAAGTTTGTTACGTGCTAGCATAACATGATATTCAAAACCATACTCTTCTAGCTAGAGACCAAAACTTTAGCACGGAATAATATGTTAAACCTTGCTAGAAATCATCAATGCAAAATGTTTACTAATCAAATCAAACTTTTCTACGATTCCTAATAGCAAAGAGTGATTATAAAAATGCATATTTGAACACGATTTCCACATAAATACATGTGATAGAATATTAAATGGGATTGCATAAGCAACAGAAAAAACTTTCAACTCAACTTTCAACTGATTGCAAACCATTGGAACAACTCATCCACTTTCTCCACCTTAGCAAGCTTAGTTGAAAAGATTGTGCACGTTTTTAAAATATAGATTCATCTAAAATAGCATTTCCTTCTTACTTCTATCATTAGGAAACCATGTAAGTTCAACTGAGAATATATACCATCCTGTAATCGAGAATAGTTCTCTTTGTGACCATTATGATGCTATAAAAAATTATGATCATTATGGAGGTTATTCTTTTTCATCTAAAAATTGTAGTCTAATAGAAGACATTCAAATATAATAAGAGATCAACATACCAAACAACTGCAAAAAGAAGATGCAAGAAATGCCTTGAGGAATCCACTTTCTAGATGCATGATAAATTTTCTAGCAAGAGAATACAGATAATCTTACAGTAAAATAGACTTcaaataaatctatataaaaaacAGTGACTGGtcaattaaatcaataggcttgtTCAATTGTATGCTTAGGCTGATCCATTGTGGATCAGATTTTAGCTGCTTATGGTAGTTCTCTAGCATTATGAATATTAAGAAAAACTGGATATAGAAACACAGTTTCTCCCTCCAAGTTAATCATTTTAAGGATCACTTCCAATAAGAAAAATAACCTGTACGTAGCAACTTCTTGCCGCTGAGTTGCATTTGAAGTGTGCCTATTAACCATTCGTTGATTCTGTAATCTCAGCAATGTCACTGGTAGGTTTGTTACTTCCTGTTTGCATACATCACATGTCTTATTTCCCTTAATACTAAACCATTTTACTGCACATTCTTGGTGTGCTAGTGCAAGTTCCCCTTTGCAACTACACTCCATTTTAAGAGTTTCTCCCCCTTCAGCAAGTTCTACTAAACATATTCTGCATACAGCCTCTTCTTCTGGAATATCTTCAACTTCATTCTCAGTCACTGCAAAGCCATATATCTTACAAGTATCAGTTTCTTTCATGTTTAAATCAGCAATCATATACATGATCGAGATATTAGGCAGATATACAAGTGCGTGATACTTGGATAAGACTTCACTCTTGTCTCAAAATTTTTTGTATAATCATAGCCAGACAAACAGATAAATAGATGTTCCTTCATCCACCTACTACTCGCAAAGAATTGTATAAACAGAAATCAAATATCATGAATTAGAATAAGTGGATCAGTTCAGTTAATCAAGTACCATTGACTGTCTCATTAGCATCACTTTCCATGGTAATATCAGTAGCAACAGGACGAGGAGTTGTTGAAATAACTCGCACAAAACCAATTGAATCCATTCTCT from Zingiber officinale cultivar Zhangliang chromosome 4B, Zo_v1.1, whole genome shotgun sequence includes:
- the LOC121976804 gene encoding uncharacterized protein LOC121976804 isoform X3; its protein translation is MEDSAGTSDPAATASPPRDSDREVIATSPDGDANTRGEIVAALNSRRPNLASLQIPVRALGNSLASARAYAFPSPGSARAGLPPRPNSTRTKSSIRSLVQQRSLRTKGSSSDGDRAVLLIPGTSSSEGQENKPSTSRQFSLTKERHVVDVSFLDKKEVQTQIRRSISAPGNAKNAGLQRMDSIGFVRVISTTPRPVATDITMESDANETVNVTENEVEDIPEEEAVCRICLVELAEGGETLKMECSCKGELALAHQECAVKWFSIKGNKTCDVCKQEVTNLPVTLLRLQNQRMVNRHTSNATQRQEVATYRVWQDVPVLVMVSMLAYFCFLEQLLVTELGPRALAISLPFSCVLGLLSSMIASTMVSRSYVWAYASFQFAIVILFAHIFYNALSISAVLSILLSSFTGFGIAISTNSLLVEYLRWRIRRNSRSTQWQDEIRQQNGSTDLPEAEDGNNIRRQDLENQIQSPNPLPHG
- the LOC121976804 gene encoding uncharacterized protein LOC121976804 isoform X1, translating into MEDSAGTSDPAATASPPRDSDREVIATSPDGDANTRGEIVAALNSRRPNLASLQIPVRALGNSLASARAYAFPSPGSARAGLPPRPNSTRTKSSIRSLVQQRSLRTKGSSSDGDRAVLLIPGTSSSEGQENKPSTSRQFSLTKVFSSVSTKKTYSLPVTPVTSQDPSSEQERHVVDVSFLDKKEVQTQIRRSISAPGNAKNAGLQRMDSIGFVRVISTTPRPVATDITMESDANETVNVTENEVEDIPEEEAVCRICLVELAEGGETLKMECSCKGELALAHQECAVKWFSIKGNKTCDVCKQEVTNLPVTLLRLQNQRMVNRHTSNATQRQEVATYRVWQDVPVLVMVSMLAYFCFLEQLLVTELGPRALAISLPFSCVLGLLSSMIASTMVSRSYVWAYASFQFAIVILFAHIFYNALSISAVLSILLSSFTGFGIAISTNSLLVEYLRWRIRRNSRSTQWQDEIRQQNGSTDLPEAEDGNNIRRQDLENQIQSPNPLPHG
- the LOC121976804 gene encoding uncharacterized protein LOC121976804 isoform X2 yields the protein MEDSAGTSDPAATASPPRDSDRESPDGDANTRGEIVAALNSRRPNLASLQIPVRALGNSLASARAYAFPSPGSARAGLPPRPNSTRTKSSIRSLVQQRSLRTKGSSSDGDRAVLLIPGTSSSEGQENKPSTSRQFSLTKVFSSVSTKKTYSLPVTPVTSQDPSSEQERHVVDVSFLDKKEVQTQIRRSISAPGNAKNAGLQRMDSIGFVRVISTTPRPVATDITMESDANETVNVTENEVEDIPEEEAVCRICLVELAEGGETLKMECSCKGELALAHQECAVKWFSIKGNKTCDVCKQEVTNLPVTLLRLQNQRMVNRHTSNATQRQEVATYRVWQDVPVLVMVSMLAYFCFLEQLLVTELGPRALAISLPFSCVLGLLSSMIASTMVSRSYVWAYASFQFAIVILFAHIFYNALSISAVLSILLSSFTGFGIAISTNSLLVEYLRWRIRRNSRSTQWQDEIRQQNGSTDLPEAEDGNNIRRQDLENQIQSPNPLPHG